The Plasmodium vivax chromosome 13, whole genome shotgun sequence nucleotide sequence AGGAACGAGTGGCCTGTACAGCATACGACGCAGAGGCACACTGTGCATGTATGCGTGAGAGTAACCCCGTCTGTATGTGGCATTCCCACgcagttattttatttgagAGGCGTGCGAGAGTGTTAGCGGTCGATTGGGAAAGAGCTGCGAAGGAGGCGAGGTTAAGGAAACGCTTCGAAGAGAGTGCCCCTCATAAGGCTAGAAAGAGGGGCGCGCCGAGCCGCCGTCACGACGCACTCCGTCGAGCTGCTTAACCGGTTGAGCGGCACCCCACCAATGGAGGCGCTGAGGCGGGCGCTGGGGCTGCGGCGCCCAGTGGCCCACAGCGAAAACAAGCTGCTGCTGAAGAACCTGAACGAGCAAGGCGCCCCCCAAGTGACGGATGTAAAGGCAGAGGACTACCCCATCCCGAATAAGTACCTAGAAGACCCGGAGAGAATCCCCAAATACTACGTCTTCCAATCTAACATGGTGACGGATGAGGATCTGCAGCCTGGGATGTTACGGCAGTTAGAAGTAGATAGACGATTAACTCTGCCCACGAGGACCcacatttcctttttggtgaCGGCCACGGATGTTATTCACTCCTGGTCCATCCCGAGCCTGGGCATTAAGGCGGATGCCATTCCAGGGCGCTTACACAAGGTGACGACGTTTATCTTGAGGGAGGGCGTCTACTATGGGCAGTGCTCCGAAATGTGCGGCACTCTCCACGGGTTTATGCCCATCGTTGTGGAGGCCGTGTCCCCCGAGGCCTACGCCGCGCACGCGAAGAAGTACTACCGGGATTAGGGGTGCGCGCGTCCCTGCAAGGGTCCATGCGCTTTCGCGAAGCGCAACGTAAGTTAGCTTAAGTTAgctttatttaatttttttttttttttttttttttttcccatttcccccATTGCGCTTGCACAAGTGCAGATGCAACCCCATTCGTCAATTCGGAAAGTTCATCAAAAAAGTTGATCCGAGTTTGACCACACTTCCGTAAAGGGGGGCCACCGAGTAGCTCTGTCGAGTGGGTCCTCCCCGCtgacgatgacgatgatgatgatgatgatgagtTGCAACCTGTTGTGCGGCACAAAGCGTAGCGGCGAGGTGCAACTGGGTTAGCATGCCGTGGGTGTGGAAGTTTGTGTGGGTGGCCGTCTGCGGCTTAACAGGTTCGTAGGTGTAGACGTGTGCGGCTTAACAGGTTCGTAGGTGTAGACGTGTGCGGCTTAACAGGTTCGCAGGTGTAGACGTGTGCGGCTTAACAGGGTAGTCTCGTCAAAGGATGGTTGTGACCGCCCCGATGAGAAGTCCCCCCCACTGCCTATCATTACTGCGCCCCCGCGGCGACCAGACTGTCCAGGCTGCCCTGCTCCACAGCCAAATTCTGCACGGAGCTTTTGGACGAGTGAATAGCCTCCGACTGGTTGTCCCCGCCATCAACAGGGCATTTCCCACGTACGTTAGGGTGATGAGTGGAGTCCCCCTGGGTGGTATCTGCCTGTAGAGCAGTACGCATGAAGGGGTTATTATAAACCATGGGGTTTTCATAACAAAACTGTTTGCCCCTATCCATTCCGCAAGTAAAATGGTccctcttctcccctttcGGGATGGGAATGTAATGGGCGGGGATGGGCACTTCTACATAGCAGGGGACGTAAATAGGGACTTGAACTTCCACATATTTGGGTTTAATTTTTGGCACTTCCAGCTTCTGCGTTACGAAGAGTTCAATCCCTTTAGGGACGTTTTTTAGAACCTCCTTGTGGTAGACCTCCTGTCTTGGGTGCACTATGGGGACGTCAATGTATGTCGGAACCTTCACTTCGttgtaaataatttcctCCTTGTTTTCAATGACGTCTATAATTTGTTCTATTTCGACTTCCTTGGTGACtaccttcttctccttcaccacTTTATCCTTTAGCCTTTCCTTAAAGACCACCTTGGGGATCTTCGTTACCCTTTCTATCGTCGTCGTTTTGATGGGCCCGCCACTCACCTTCTGCTGCACATctcgaaaaatattttttgtgagaAAGAGGTCCTCCGCTGTGACGTTTTCGTTCGACTGGGTGATCAGAgcgttgctgctgctgaaCATGTGCTCTCCGTTCGGCTTGAAGATCATCGTGCCGCTCTGTTGGTTAGCTGTTGGGGCGGTACGGAGGGTGAGGTGCCAGGTGAAGTGCTGGATGACGTGCCGGGTGACTCCCAGTGGAGGCAAACTAACCACCACTCCGTTGGCAATTCGTCCTTTCCGTTTTTACGTTCTaatgtgtgtgggggggaattcCTTTCCGAGATGGAGTCttccttcctttcttttttttttttttttttttttcccttggaCAAGTCCTCCCAAACGTCAGAAGTACTTGTGGAGGGGAGGAGAAAGGCGATCTGCGTGAGGCACTGGCGGGATTACTATCCGTTCGACGCAAACTTCTCTGCGCGGACTCTATAGCTAAGGTGTTTTCCATGGATAGGCGGCCAAGGCATCCACCCGCGCGCGTACATGTGCGGCGCTCGCAGGTACACAGCGTCTTTCTGGggatttctccccccccaccgccGCTATGCTGAGTACGTATaagcatgtgtgtgtgctggGTGGGTCTCCCCACTTCGTAGGCCGcatttcctttcctttttttttttttttttcctcttccccgcACGTCTCCCAGAAcgtcattaaaaaaaaaaaaaagggggggaggcataAATCACCTATGATGCGTCACTGCAGGTGTGTAAAATGGCCCTTTCGAACGATGGCCATTTCATACGGGTGGGGAGAGGAACAATGTGGAGCGCACACTTGCGAGGATGACCTCCATGTGGGGGGAGACCCCAAAGGGCACTGCCTACTAACAGTTTTGCCTCCTCATCGTCTCACtttgttcccattttccACAGCTTCCTTTGAGTGCAGTTAAGGCTAACTGGGGAGCTCCCCTCAGCGGAGTTATttggagaaggaaaaaacgtTGTGCTCGTGGAGCAGTGCACATGCGTagggggcaaaaatgtgcgtcccccgtttgggacaaataaaaaggggaaaaatgaggagCGGCGCCGGGAGCGGCGGCGATGGGCACGCACTTGATAGCGGTAAGGGGTAAGCGGTAAGCAATAAGCAATAAACAATTAACGATAAACcataaccctaaccctaaatggTAACCATAACCCTAAACGcaaaccctaaccctaaaccctgaaccctaaaccctaaacacaaaccctaaccctaaacacaaaccctaaccctaaccgCTATACGCTTATCCTAACCGCTATACGCCGCCCACCTCACAGGCCGCCCTGCTCCAGGAACGAGTCGGCCACCTTGAGGAAGCCCGCGATGTTGGCGCCCGCGACGAGGTCGGACTCGCCGAGGTAGCGCCTGGAGGCGCCGTCGCACTGCTCGTAGATGCTCCTCATGATGGCCTGCAGCTTGCGGTCCGTCTCCTCCGCGGTCCACTGCATGCGCATGGAGTTCTGGCTCATTTCGAGTCCGCTGACGGCCACCCCCCCGGCGTTGGCGGCTTTGGAGGGGCAAACCAAAACTCCCTTTTGCTTAAACAAACGCAAGGCGTTAATGTGGGTGGGCATATTGGCCCCCTCGACGACCATTTTGCACTGGTTCTTTATTAACAGGTCAGCATCATCCTGGTTAATCTCATTCTGAGTGGCACAGGGGAAGGCCAGGTCGCAAGGTACCTCCCACGGTTTCCCTTTCTCAACGTATTTGGCAGTAGAGGACCACTTGACATACTCCCTAAGTCTCcccctcttcacattttttaattccatcACATGAGCTAGCTGTTCTTTGGTGAACCCACTCGGTTCAATGATGTACCCATCGCTGTCACTCATGGTTAAGACGATGGCTCCTTTTCGTAGGAGCATCTCCACCAGGTACTGCGCGACGTTCCCACTTCCACTGACGACACACCGTTTGTCTTTCAACTGCTCATTCACTTTGGCTAGGGCATTCTCTGCAAAGTAGACTGCCCCATACCCTGTTGCTTCCGACCTGATATTGCTTCCACCCCACTTGACATTCTTGCCAGTTAACACTCCTTCGAAAGCGTTGCTTAACCTTTTGTATTGCCCGAAGAGGTAGCCAATCTCTCTTCCCCCCACTCCGATATCTCCTGCAGGCACATCTGTGTTGGGCCCAATGTGCCTAAACAGATTGGTCATGAAGGACTGGCAAAATGAAAGGATCTCATTTGGGGACTTCCCTTTGGGATCAAAATCAGAACCACCTTTCCCTCCACCCATAGGTAGCGTCGTCAAGCTGTTCTTAAACATTTGCTCAAACCCTAGGAACTTCATAATACTTAAATTTACAGTGGGGTGGAAACGGAGGCCTCCTTTGTAGGGccccaaaacggagctataCTGAATTCGGAAGCCTCTATTCATTCTGTGCTCTCCTCTGTCGTCTACCCATGGGACTCTAAACTGAATTACCCTCTCTGGCTCGGCAAGATTTTCTAAAACACCCAGGTATACGCTGTCTCTTTGGAAAAGTGGCTTCAGAGACGACAGCACTTCTTCAAACGCCTGCAGGAACTCCGGCTCCCCTCTGTTTCTTGCTTTTACCCTCTCCCGCAGGAGGTCCATTTTGTCGTCCAGCGAGCCGCTCGCGTTGTACCCGTAGCTCTGCGCGGCGCCGCGCACCTTGGCGCGCCCTGCcagggggtgaagaagcggtgaagaagtggcaaTGATACAgacgtggtgaagaagtggcaaTGATACAGACGTGGTGAAGACGCGGCAATGATACAGACGTGGTGAAGACGGGGGTCGACGTGATGGTGCAAACTCGACGCGCACTTACCTCTGCCCTGGGCGCGCGCCCCTTTAGCAACCTCCGTGGGGATAAAGCCTTCCAAAAAAGAGGGTAAAAATGGTGAATAGGCAAACGGGAGCATCCCAAGTAGGTACACCTCAGTTTGTGGGCACCCCCCTGCTGGGAACACTTCCAAGCGGGGGGTTCCTATTCAGTCGGTTTGCCGTTCTGGTGTGCATTCCAATGTAGGCCGCTAAACGGAGTGCCACTAGCGAAGGGGTGCTTCGCCCCACCCAACGGCGAAACGCAGAATGGCTCGTGGTACTGATGGTGCGGATGTTGCTACCTGGCGCGACATGCTTGAGGTGGCTGGTCGTCGAAAGTCCGCGAGCGCCGGAAAATATGGCGAAAAGGGCCACGGCCGAGAGGGGTAAAATCATGGTGGCCCTCCTTCCTCGTGTCGATCGGGCGGCGCGGCGCCTTCGTGCAGGTTAAGCGGGTTAGCGGTTCACGCGGGTTAGCGGTTTACACAGTTTACACAGTTTGCTGGGTTCACCCGGTTTACGCCGTTCACGCGATTCACACCGTTCACACCTTTCATGCAGTTGGTTCAGCTCGTGCAACCCgttgctctcctttttttccacccccctaCGCTTTGttgcctctcccctttgAGGAGTTGCCAACACTCGCGCGTGTGCGGTGACAAGTGGATTTCCCCTCCCTACCTCCTTATcacctcatttttgcatcGTTCCCACCACGGGTGacgtaaataaaaaggaacatgtGGTTTATGGCGACCCGCTGCACCGAGGCAGCGTGCAGGCAGGGATAATGTGCCCCTCTCGAAAATGTAGAgcggcgtaaaaaaaagtcgtCGCGTTTGCAGCGCTGCTTAAGTTTCTTTTCGCCGCAGCTTTGcacttgaatttttttttttttttctttctatcATTTGGTTCGCACGATTGGGGGAAGTGGCTGCTAAGCGGTCACTAACAACCACTTAGTGACCGCTAAGCAGTTGCTAATCAGTTGCTAAGCAGCCGCTACATGACCGCTACGCGGCTGTTACGTGGAATCGCCCTACCGCTTGCCCCTCTTTATGCTAAAGTACTGCGTTATCTTGCTCGTCTTTTTGTGGGGCTGCGCCCGCGCGACGCTGGGACACGTGCCGCCACGCGCATGAACGGGGTGTAAACACTTGAAGGCGTATttagaaaaaaggggagtctCAATTAGGTAGagcggcaaaagggaagtatACTGCTCTGCTGAGGAGCAGAAGCTGCGTAGAGGTATGGTAGCTTCTTCGGAAAAGCATATGGGtatatccctttttttccttttctctttttcttcacccgATTTTGCCTTGGTCATGAAGGTACAGTTAACTGCTATGTGGTCGCTGAGTCTCGGGGAGGTGTAGATGAAGCCGATGTAACTGGGGAGCTTAAATTGGAAGTGGTAAACGTCGTCTTCGTTCCCGCTTGACTCTCCTTCCTCCGTGGGGACTcttcccgttttttttttcagccgGTTGAAGTAGTTGGCGTAGTTGCAGTTGTTCTCGGGGGAATTGACCCACAGGTAGAGAAGCCGGGGGGAGGTGGCCCCACCATCGGTTGCCACGACTTCGTTCGATTTGCCGCTTACCGCTTCCCCGCGCAGCCAGCCCCGCAGCTCGTCCGTCAACACGACTGGGGACGCGTACAAGTGGGGGTGCCCCCTAATCAGACGCGCGTAGAGAACGTAGTCCACGAAAATGTAATCGATGCGGGAGCCCTCATTGCTTATGCGGTGCTGCTTGTAGGTGTCCCAACAAGTGAATTTCCCATTAAGGGAGGGgtagaaaaaggagaaagtgTCTACCATTCTATCCTCACAGATTAGGTTCTTCACAAAGTTGGTGCAGCActcgggggaggaagaatgCCCAACGGCGTTGGCCAAATTCAGTAGATCCTCCTTCGAAAGGAACGTCCCCAATGAGATGAGGATATCATTTAGGTGCTTTAAGTAAAGGGTATTGGCCCTCTTAACGTTGTACCTTCCCTCGGCGCAGCTCTGGAAGGAGTACCTACACAGGAGCCGTCTGCACTCCCCATGGGTGGCACTCTTCAAATTATGTTTAacgttttcttcccccctccggAGGAGGTAGTCCTCCATCGGGGCATTTTCCTTCTGCATGAGGTGGGAGCAGACCCGTTCGTTTTCCTTGGCGAAGGAGTGGTACACGTCGCGGTGGTCGCGGTGGTCGCGGTGGTCCTCCCCGTTGTGGTCCTCCCCGTTGTGGTCCTCCCCGCTATGTTCGCTTCCGCTGTGGTCCTCACCACTGTGGACAATTCCCTCACTTTCCCTTCCCTCGTCTCCCCCCACTCCGCTGCCCAAtcctccgcttccccccccgggcGCCcggagggagaagaaaaagtcgTTCGGGTAGACCCCCGCGTACTTGTCCTCCACGAACACGGGGTccagggagaaaaaaaaaaaaatttcttccatCGAAGTAAAGCTCGCCCCGACTCTCTTGACCTCCCCGTTAAACTTCAAGTACAGCCGAAACGACTCGCCATTTTCTGCCTTCTGCTTCTTAATGAGGAAGTTGTCCCGGTTGCTCAAAGTTTGGATGATGAGGGGGATCTGCCTGGATATCCTCTGCTTTAGCTCCTCCCGTATGCTGACCTTGTTCATACGTTTTTGTAGCTCCTCCAGATTTACTACATTATTTAGGTAGTGCACATCCCTGTTTCGGAAGGATATGTTGAGGTCTCCCACGAGGATGATTGGAAGACCCGTGGTTATTCTCAGCTCGAGGAGCTTGCATCGGACGGCGTGGAGGAACCTCATTTTGTAGTCCAGGCGGTTGTAGTTGCACCCAGAGTAGGGGGCGTATACATTGACGAGGACAAACTGCTGGTGGATGGTGATGAGCACTCTGCCCTCGTTGAATAGGTCGCTCGCTCGCCGGTGGGGGGCGCCCGGGGGGCCGATTTGGCGcggtgcccctcccccctctccACCATTATAGAAGCTacccccgccgctaacccccgGCGCGTAAAACGATACAGACGAGTTGTCCCGCGGGAAGCGCCTCGAGACCAGCAGGTCCCCCTCCGAAAAGCCATCcgcggaaaagaaaaagttccGGAAGGGGTCACTACAACAACAAATGACTTTCGCCTTATGCCCCACGTAAGTAGCAAGCCCAGAGTACCCCTTCTGTATTTTCTCCCCACCCCTCTTCTTGCAACACGTCCAGTACGTTTCATATTCATCCGAATATGCGTCTAACAAGCGGAAATCATTTTCTATGATCGAGTCGTTCGTCTTAGTCTCTTGCAAACATAGGATGTCAATGTGAAGCTTGCTCAGAAACTGGGCCACTGTGACTTCCCTATGTTTTATTAACTCGCAGCTCTTCTTCCACCCATTCACATTCCAGCTAGCTATTTGCAGGCTTTCCATAGCTGGGGAGGGAGGTCCATcgtggggagaagcggcgtcgttgctttccttttaaaGGGGTAGAATTGGGGTAGAATTAGGGCATAATTGGGGCATACTTGTGGGAGAATCCTCTCGCAGAAGTGCAACTTCCAATGGCATTGCTCCACCGTAGAGGAGGGGTGACTAACTGAGCGAATCTCCTCACATGGTCGCCATGCGCGCTCTCCACTAAGTGgctcttcttcacccccaGAC carries:
- a CDS encoding exodeoxyribonuclease III, putative (encoded by transcript PVX_085010A); the encoded protein is MESLQIASWNVNGWKKSCELIKHREVTVAQFLSKLHIDILCLQETKTNDSIIENDFRLLDAYSDEYETYWTCCKKRGGEKIQKGYSGLATYVGHKAKVICCCSDPFRNFFFSADGFSEGDLLVSRRFPRDNSSVSFYAPGVSGGGSFYNGGEGGGAPRQIGPPGAPHRRASDLFNEGRVLITIHQQFVLVNVYAPYSGCNYNRLDYKMRFLHAVRCKLLELRITTGLPIILVGDLNISFRNRDVHYLNNVVNLEELQKRMNKVSIREELKQRISRQIPLIIQTLSNRDNFLIKKQKAENGESFRLYLKFNGEVKRVGASFTSMEEIFFFFSLDPVFVEDKYAGVYPNDFFFSLRAPGGGSGGLGSGVGGDEGRESEGIVHSGEDHSGSEHSGEDHNGEDHNGEDHRDHRDHRDVYHSFAKENERVCSHLMQKENAPMEDYLLRRGEENVKHNLKSATHGECRRLLCRYSFQSCAEGRYNVKRANTLYLKHLNDILISLGTFLSKEDLLNLANAVGHSSSPECCTNFVKNLICEDRMVDTFSFFYPSLNGKFTCWDTYKQHRISNEGSRIDYIFVDYVLYARLIRGHPHLYASPVVLTDELRGWLRGEAVSGKSNEVVATDGGATSPRLLYLWVNSPENNCNYANYFNRLKKKTGRVPTEEGESSGNEDDVYHFQFKLPSYIGFIYTSPRLSDHIAVNCTFMTKAKSGEEKEKRKKRDIPICFSEEATIPLRSFCSSAEQYTSLLPLYLIETPLFSKYAFKCLHPVHARGGTCPSVARAQPHKKTSKITQYFSIKRGKR
- a CDS encoding cytochrome c oxidase subunit II precursor, putative (encoded by transcript PVX_084995A), whose protein sequence is MEALRRALGLRRPVAHSENKLLLKNLNEQGAPQVTDVKAEDYPIPNKYLEDPERIPKYYVFQSNMVTDEDLQPGMLRQLEVDRRLTLPTRTHISFLVTATDVIHSWSIPSLGIKADAIPGRLHKVTTFILREGVYYGQCSEMCGTLHGFMPIVVEAVSPEAYAAHAKKYYRD
- a CDS encoding glutamate dehydrogenase (NADP+), putative (encoded by transcript PVX_085005A; Apicoplast targeted protein. Curated by Stuart Ralph, Walter and Eliza Hall Institute of Medical Research, Australia.) — translated: MILPLSAVALFAIFSGARGLSTTSHLKHVAPGSNIRTIRRAKVRGAAQSYGYNASGSLDDKMDLLRERVKARNRGEPEFLQAFEEVLSSLKPLFQRDSVYLGVLENLAEPERVIQFRVPWVDDRGEHRMNRGFRIQYSSVLGPYKGGLRFHPTVNLSIMKFLGFEQMFKNSLTTLPMGGGKGGSDFDPKGKSPNEILSFCQSFMTNLFRHIGPNTDVPAGDIGVGGREIGYLFGQYKRLSNAFEGVLTGKNVKWGGSNIRSEATGYGAVYFAENALAKVNEQLKDKRCVVSGSGNVAQYLVEMLLRKGAIVLTMSDSDGYIIEPSGFTKEQLAHVMELKNVKRGRLREYVKWSSTAKYVEKGKPWEVPCDLAFPCATQNEINQDDADLLIKNQCKMVVEGANMPTHINALRLFKQKGVLVCPSKAANAGGVAVSGLEMSQNSMRMQWTAEETDRKLQAIMRSIYEQCDGASRRYLGESDLVAGANIAGFLKVADSFLEQGGL
- a CDS encoding hypothetical protein, conserved (encoded by transcript PVX_085000A), with protein sequence MIFKPNGEHMFSSSNALITQSNENVTAEDLFLTKNIFRDVQQKVSGGPIKTTTIERVTKIPKVVFKERLKDKVVKEKKVVTKEVEIEQIIDVIENKEEIIYNEVKVPTYIDVPIVHPRQEVYHKEVLKNVPKGIELFVTQKLEVPKIKPKYVEVQVPIYVPCYVEVPIPAHYIPIPKGEKRDHFTCGMDRGKQFCYENPMVYNNPFMRTALQADTTQGDSTHHPNVRGKCPVDGGDNQSEAIHSSKSSVQNLAVEQGSLDSLVAAGAQ